The bacterium genomic sequence TATACCGGTTACAGCGCGCTGGCAGGCGGAATTGTTTTAGCGGTGATGGTTTTTCCTATAATTATCTCGATTATTGATGAGATAATCAAAACGGTCCCCCTGGAGATGCGTGAAGCGTCGTTGTCCCTTGGCGCGACAAAATGGGAGACAGTAAAATATGTGGTTTTAAAAAGGGTGCGGCCGGGAATTATCGCCGCGATAATTTTGGGACTTTCGCGTGCGGTGGGTGAAACCATAGCGGTTTTAATGGTTGCAGGCTGCAGCCTCCAGGAGTTCCCAAAATCGATTTTCGACACGGCGTATCCCCTGCCCGCGTTTATCGCGAACACTTACGGTGAAATGATGTCAATACCCTTGTATGATTCTGCTGTCCTTTTAGCGGCGTTTATATTATTATTGATGACAATTTTATTTAATATGCTTGGATGGGGGATTTTGCTGCGTGTTAAAGAGTAGGGGCAGACCCCTGTATCTGCCCAACTAAGAGGGCGAACCCACAAGTTCGTGCCCTACAAAAGAATTTAATATGAATAAACGAAAACTTGAAGAAATATTTTTTAAAATATTGATGATGACTTCCGCTTTTATCGTCGTAGGGAGTTTAGTATTTATAGTAACAACAATATTTATCAAGGGATTCCCCGCTTTGAATCTGGATATGATAACAAAGACCCCTGAAGGCGGGTATTATATCGGGAAGGAGGGAGGGGTCCTTAATGCGATCCTCGGTTCCATAATCCTGGGACTGGGCTCGACTTTTTTGGAGATTTTAATCGCCCTGCCCCTGGCTTTTTATTTGAATTTGTATCTTGATAAAAAATCAAGATTTGCTTTTAT encodes the following:
- the pstC gene encoding phosphate ABC transporter permease subunit PstC; the protein is MTIRKFKDLLAKKIMGLLAGLALSLVFLIILGLFSRSKSILAVNSLKDLLFSTSWHPTQGKFGLLNFILGTVWVTTIAVIISVPLSILTGIYLAEYAPRRVREFIKPLIDLLAGISPVIYGVWGGVVIVPLVRDYLMPFLSGKLRFFPFISDNYTGYSALAGGIVLAVMVFPIIISIIDEIIKTVPLEMREASLSLGATKWETVKYVVLKRVRPGIIAAIILGLSRAVGETIAVLMVAGCSLQEFPKSIFDTAYPLPAFIANTYGEMMSIPLYDSAVLLAAFILLLMTILFNMLGWGILLRVKE